The genomic interval TAAGGATGAAGCGAAAGTTGCAATGGAAACTCTTGATAAAGAATTTTTCCAGGATAATACTCCTTTAATCAGGAAAGCAAAGAAATTTAAAAAGTATTTTTCTAAGTTTTAATTTTTGTAAAAAGATATAGGCCTGTTAAAGCAAAAAGTAGGTTGGTAAGCCATGCTGCAAAAAAAGATGGAAGGTAGTGTTTTGCCCCAAAGCTTAATGATAAAGAAGTTATAATGTAGTAAATAATAACGAGAACAAGGCCTAATCCTACCCCTGTTATAGGTTTCTTTTTTCTTCCTTCTCCTCCCAATGCTAAAGGTAGTCCAAATAAAAGTAAAATTAAAGGGGAAAAAGCAGATGCAAGTCTATAGTAATAATTTGTAATAAATTTATATGGCTTAATTCCAATTGCCTTTTTCCTGCTAATATACTTTCTTAATTCAAACTGTGTCATCTCTTCAGGAGATGGCTCAATTTCTTTAAAGTATGAAAGATTATCCCAGATAACTACTTTATCAGGGTTTTTTAATGTTAAATAAGTTCCATTGGCGTTTCTGGAAATTAGCATATCATTTTTTTTGCCTTTGACTGTATCATTTTTAACAAAAATTTTTTCAGCTTTATATATTTCCTTTAAATTACCATCAGAAAAATCAATATTTAGACTTATAAAATTAATAAATTCCCCATTTTGAAAATCATAGTAATCACACCAATAAAACCCGTTTTTGTTGGTTAAGCTTCGAATAACAGAAGAATTTTTTAATTTAAGTTTTTTAACAATAATGCTTTTCTTTCTAGCATTTATTTCAGAGTAAAGTATAGAGCTTTTTTTGGATGAAAGAGGAGAAAAAAGAGTAGTAAAAAATAAGAGTACAATAGAGAAAATAAGAGAAATATACCCGATTGGTACTATAATAGAATAAATACTAATACCTGATGCCTTGATAGCAGTTATTTCATTATTATCTTCAAGAGATATGAAATAAAACAAAGCAGCAATTAAAAAAGAAAATGGGATAATTAAAGGGTAAACAGCAAGGGTAGAGTAGAGGATAAATTTTAATCCTGACAAAATATTACCCTTATATTTAAATAAATTAACTATTATTTTTAAAGTGATGGTTAAAAGATATACCCCCTGCAAAATAACAAAAAATAACAAAAAAGTTTTAAGAAAATTTAAAACAACATACCTTATTAAAAGGGGAAATTTTATTGAAACAAGTTCTTTTTCTTCAATTTTTCTTATAAAACTATTTTCAAATAAATATTGAATCCTTCTCATTTTGTTTTTTAAAAAATCAACAACGCTTTTTCTTTCCTTAACAACAAGTGGCTTTTCTATCTTTTCTTTATTTACAAATGTGAAATAAACAAGAGTTAAGAGTAGGGCAAAAATAAGAATGGAACCTACAAAAATATTATGTTGGAGCAAATTCACAAAAATATTTAAAAGAATCACATAAAAAAAAGAGATTATAAAACCATAGACAATTGCTCCTGAGATTACTGCTCCTCTTTTTAAAGTAAACCCTATGTAAAACCCCAGCAAAGGAGAAATAAAAACAAACAAAATCATCAACAAGCGCTTTAAAAAAATTGAAATAGCAATTTTGTCCTTATTTTTCAAAAAATAAACTAATTTTTTTAAAGTAAATTTATCCCTGGCTGCTTTTTCTGAATCCTTTTTTATTAATAAATCAGGGTTTATTGACACAACCAGAATCTTCTTACCAAAGGTTGATTCGGAAATATTGTCAGTTTTTTTAGAACTGAACAAATACTCTTTGCCATTAAAGAATTTTAATGCAAGAGAAAGTTTTTTCTCATTTAAATTTAGCATCGCTTTTTTACTGAAAATAATTTTAAAGTCATTAAAATTAATATAGTTAAAAGCGATTACATTTTCAAAGATGTTTTTCTGTGTTTTTTGTGCATAGATATAAAAAGAATCGGAAATCTTATTAAATTCCCCTGAGTTTAAAGAATAAATCACAGACCTTATGTTAATCTTGTTTATCAAATTATCCCTTTTTTGTTTGGAAAACGGCAACAAATAAAAAACCATAAATGCATAAAGCAACGTAATAAAAAAGGCAAAGACAACATAAGGCTTTTGCTGTGTCTTTAATTCTATCCCGGATGAATTAATAGCAACCAATTCAGACGTGGAGGCCATTTTAAAGGTAACAAAAAGGCCTGAAAAAATAACTGAAAAGGGGATAGTATACGCTATAGTTTTTGGAAGCATATACAATATTAGAAGAAGACTTTCATATATCGGGGAGTGTTTTTCCACTATAAGACTTGATAGTATAAAAAGGTTTTGAATGAAAAATATCAGGGAGTAAACAATTTCAGCCGCAACAAAAGTTACAAATAATTTTTTTAAAATGTATAGCTCAAGAATTTTCATTTTTTTCATACAAATGTTATTTTATCAAAGTTAATTTAAACAAGCCAAAAAGAATTGAGAACAACTTAAGATATTAACTTTAATTTAAGAAAAAGAGCCTATCCCGAGAGCATAAGAAAATTGCTTTTTTATTTATAACTTCCTATAACATATGTTATGTAAACTAAAATCTATTAATTTAATCAACAAATAAAACGAGGAGAATGAAGGCATCAAATCTCTCTCAAAAAGAATAGAAACAGGGCTTGCAGGCGTTCTTGAGAAAATTTAAAATTTTTGCAGTAGTTGTTTAGCTTTACTTAAATATATTGCTGTGGTATAGATATTACTGGAGTTATTTAATCTATGGAGGAAAGAATGGTTAAAAGAGTTTACAACTTTTTTGCAGGACCGGCAACCTTGCCGTTTAGCGTTATTGAAGAAGCTTCCAAAAATGTATTGGAATTTGAAAATTTAGGTTTTTCAATTCTTGAAATCTCCCACAGAGCTAAAGAATTTGATAATGTTATTAAACAAGCTCAAAAAGATGTTAAAGAATTAATGGGGCTTGGAGATGATTATCATGTTCTATTTTTGCAGGGAGGTGCATCTCTTCAGTTTCATATGATTCCATTAAATTTAATGGGATCAGGAAAACCTGCTCTTTATATCAACACTGGAGCCTGGTCTAAGAAAGCAATAAAAGAAAGTCAATTGCTGAACAAAGAAAACACAAAGGTTGTGGCATCTTCAGAGGATAAAAATTTTTCTTATATTCCGAAAGATTTTACTCTTGACAAAAATGCAAGTTATTTGCACATTACAACCAACAACACAATTTTTGGTACTGAGTACCACTATATCCCAGAGACAGGTGATGTCCCTCTTATTGCTGATATGTCTTCTGATATTTTATCCAGAAAACTTGATTTTAAAAAGTTTGCTTTAATTTATGCTGGTGCGCAAAAGAATTTAGGTCCAGCAGGCACCACCCTTGTTGTAATTAGAGATGATATGGTTAAGCGTTGTGAAAATAAAACATTACCT from Thermotomaculum hydrothermale carries:
- a CDS encoding LptF/LptG family permease; this encodes MKILELYILKKLFVTFVAAEIVYSLIFFIQNLFILSSLIVEKHSPIYESLLLILYMLPKTIAYTIPFSVIFSGLFVTFKMASTSELVAINSSGIELKTQQKPYVVFAFFITLLYAFMVFYLLPFSKQKRDNLINKINIRSVIYSLNSGEFNKISDSFYIYAQKTQKNIFENVIAFNYINFNDFKIIFSKKAMLNLNEKKLSLALKFFNGKEYLFSSKKTDNISESTFGKKILVVSINPDLLIKKDSEKAARDKFTLKKLVYFLKNKDKIAISIFLKRLLMILFVFISPLLGFYIGFTLKRGAVISGAIVYGFIISFFYVILLNIFVNLLQHNIFVGSILIFALLLTLVYFTFVNKEKIEKPLVVKERKSVVDFLKNKMRRIQYLFENSFIRKIEEKELVSIKFPLLIRYVVLNFLKTFLLFFVILQGVYLLTITLKIIVNLFKYKGNILSGLKFILYSTLAVYPLIIPFSFLIAALFYFISLEDNNEITAIKASGISIYSIIVPIGYISLIFSIVLLFFTTLFSPLSSKKSSILYSEINARKKSIIVKKLKLKNSSVIRSLTNKNGFYWCDYYDFQNGEFINFISLNIDFSDGNLKEIYKAEKIFVKNDTVKGKKNDMLISRNANGTYLTLKNPDKVVIWDNLSYFKEIEPSPEEMTQFELRKYISRKKAIGIKPYKFITNYYYRLASAFSPLILLLFGLPLALGGEGRKKKPITGVGLGLVLVIIYYIITSLSLSFGAKHYLPSFFAAWLTNLLFALTGLYLFTKIKT
- the serC gene encoding 3-phosphoserine/phosphohydroxythreonine transaminase; its protein translation is MVKRVYNFFAGPATLPFSVIEEASKNVLEFENLGFSILEISHRAKEFDNVIKQAQKDVKELMGLGDDYHVLFLQGGASLQFHMIPLNLMGSGKPALYINTGAWSKKAIKESQLLNKENTKVVASSEDKNFSYIPKDFTLDKNASYLHITTNNTIFGTEYHYIPETGDVPLIADMSSDILSRKLDFKKFALIYAGAQKNLGPAGTTLVVIRDDMVKRCENKTLPTLLNYKTHVDKESLFNTPSVFAVYVVHLVLKWIKEEMGGLENVEKYNRKKADLLYSAIDEMSDFYRGTAEKDSRSLMNVTCRLPNEELEKKFVSEAAERDLIGLKGHRSVGGIRASIYNAFPYEGVEKLVDFMKEFRKNN